The region ATCAGGTCGAGGCCGACGTTCGCGAGACCAACCGCGCGGATCCGCCGTACAGCGGCTTCCGCCTCGGCCGCGTCGTGACGGCGCCCGAGCGCTCGCAGCGTCCGGTCGTCCAAACACTGCACGCCCATGCTGATACGGTTTACGCCCATCTCGCACAGCGCGCCCAGGACCGCATCCGAGGCCATGGGAGGCGTCACCTCCGCCGTCCATTCGACGACCGCCCCGAATGAAACCCGTTGTCGCAGGCCCGCAGCCAGCCGCCGCAACCCGTCCGGGCCGAGCGCGGAGGGGGTGCCGCCGCCGAAATAGACGGTCTCGGGGGCGACCGACACCCCTTCGGCGAGTACGTGCGCCAGCTCCAATCCCGGAAGGTCCGCATAGGCCTCGCGTTCAGCCGTCGCGCCCCGTATCGAATAAAAGGCGCAATAGAGACACTTGCCGTCGCAGTAGGGAATATGGATATAGAGATTTTTCATGCGAGACCGATGAGCAGCCCGGCGAGGAAGCCGAAACGGGCGTCGCGCGAATGGGCGCAGGCCACGGCCGCGAACACCAATGAGACCACAGCCAGCGGGAGAACCGGCGGCGGTGGCGATGCCCCGCGAAAAGCGGCCAGCGGCACCGCGCCTGCCAGCGCGGCGCCGAAGCGGTGACCCATTTTGAGCAGGAGCGCGACACGCCGCCCGCGCCGGGTTGGAGGCGGAATGCCCCGCCAGTCCGCCGGTGCCAGCAGCAGAACCGCGCCGGCGGCCAGCAGGACACCGGCGGCCTGTGTGCCTGGGGCGCGAAAGACGTCCGCAAGCCCAAGCCCGGCGAGCCTCACCGCGAGCAGGCCACAGACTGCGGCGCAACCGGCGCCAGCCGCGCGGAGGCGGTCAGCGGGCCCCGTCAGCTTCGGCTCGTCGCAGTAGGGACAGCCCTCCGCTTCGGGCGGCAGCGGCCGCTCACATCCCAGACAAAGCCTCGCTCGTGGCTTCAGTAACCTACACAATCCCATGCGTTTCACCGGGCCCGATCCTGTTGTCCGTGACGCGGCGGCTGGGCCGCTTCATTAGAACGGGCAGCAGACATCCGAGGGGTCGGTGAACTCGGGAACGATTTCCAAGCCCGCCGCCCACTGAATGCCGCGCTTCGTGATTTCAAATGCCTGGGGCACGTCCCAGTCAACCGCCACATGACCGAGGGCGCTGTAGAAGACCCGCCCCTTGCCCCACGTGCGCTTCCAGACCATGGGCATGCGTGTTCCCTTGATCCAGGTGTAGCCCTGATGTTCGCCGCTGAACACCGTCGAAGCCAGCACCTCGTTGCCGGGGTCGGTGTGCATGTAATATTGCTCCGAGTGCATCCAGAACGGCGCGAGGTTGGCGGTGATCGGATCGACGGGATCGAGATCGGTCACCTGGTAGTCAATCACGCCTCCGGGGTGCGCCACCCACTGGCCTCCGGTCATGAACTGGTACTCGGTGTTGTTGCGAAACGAATCGCACATTCCGCCGTGCCACCCGGCCAGGCCGACGCCCGAGCGGACCACAGCGTTGAGGGCCTTGAACTGGTCGCCCGAGATTTCGCCCATAGTCCAGATGGGGATGATCACGCGGAGCCCGGCCGTCACGGCCGGATCGGCATAGGCGTCCATCGAATCGCTGACCACGACCTCGAACCCGCGGACTTTGAGCCACGGCACCAGGCGGTTGGAAAACTCAACCGGTTCGTGTCCGCTCCATCCGCCGCGGACCACCAGCGCCTTGGCCACAGCCCGCGCTCGTTTCGTCGTCGCCTTGCTTGTCATCACAACACCCCTTAAGCGTGGTTTGAAACAGGTGCCGGGACCCAGCCCGAACGCCATGTCCCCCTAGTATCGGGGGTTTGCGGCCCGGCGTCCAGCGCAAAGCGAGACAGCGCAAAGCGAGAATGAGCAAAGAAAGGCAGGCGGATTGGGGCTTGCGGATCTCAACGGGGTTGCCTATCATGTGCCATTGGGTTTGACCGGGAGCCGTTGTCATGGAATTGACCAAACCTGGTGTGTCGCTGATGGCACTCATTGCAGGCGGCTGCATCCTGGTGATGGCGCCGTTTGTCTCCTCTATTCTCTGGGCGGCGGTCATCTGCTTCGCCACATGGCCGTGGCACCAGCGGCTGGAGCGCCTGTTCGGCCGTCGCCGCACGCTCTCCGCCGCCGTCATGGCGACGCTCGTGATTCTTGTGACCGTGCTGCCGTTTGTGCTGGCGATCACGGCGCTCGATGATAACATCGCGGCGCTGCTGGCGCGTGTGCAGGAGTACCGTACGCAGGGACTTCCACAGCCTCCGGGTTGGCTCATCCGCCTTCCACTCGTCGGCGAGCCGCTGCAGGCCCACTGGGCCGATCTGGCGGCGGACAGCGAGCGAGGCCACTCCTTTCTAGCCATGTTGTTGGAACACTCCAAACCCTGGCTGTTGCGCCGCAGCCAGGATCTGGCGATTGGCGTGCTCCGGCTTGGCTTCAGCGTCGTCATTGCGTTTTTCCTCTATCGTGACGGGGATCATCTCGTCGAGCGCATCGCCGAGCTGAGCAAGCGCGTTTTGGGCGAATACAGCCAGCATCTGGTCGCCGTGGTGGGACAAACCATTCGCGGCGTGGTCTATGGCTTTCTGGGCACGGCGCTGGCGCAGGGCCTGTTGGCGTCAATCGGGTTCACGATCGCCAATATTCCCGGCGCCGGACTGTTGGGGCTGCTCACCTTCATTCTCGCGCTAGTGCCCGGCGGTCCACCTCTGGTCTGGATTCCGGCCACCCTTTGGCTGGTGGCAGAGGAGCGGATGGGCACGGCCATCTTCATGGGGCTGTGGGGACTGGTGGCGATCAGCAGCAGCGACAATGTCCTGCGCCCCTACCTCATCAGCCGCGAAGCCCGGCTCCCCTTTGTGCTGGTCTTCCTCGGCGCCATGGGTGGCATCCTCGCCTTTGGTTTTATTGGCATTTTTCTTGGCCCCACGCTATTTGCGGTGGGGTTTGCGATCCTGAACGACTTTCTGGTTCACAAGAACACGGTCGCGCCTCCGCAGCTCGTTCATCCCCAAGTCCGCAGGTGAGCGCATCACGAAACACGAAGGACATTTCTAGATAAGGAAAGGAAAGCGCGCGAATGAAGATCGTCCGATTCAGTGACAAGACGGGCCGGGCGCAGTATGGGATCGTCGAAGGCGAACGCATTGCGGTTGCGACAGGCGATCCGATTTCGGGGCTTCAGCGGACGGGGACTTCGGTGCCGCTGGCGGGCGTCACGCTGCTGGCGCCGGTCGAGCCGGTGAACGTGCTGTGCATCGGGCAGAACTATCAATCGCATGTTGATGAGCGGGGAGATAAACGGCCCCAGGCACCGGTCTTGTTCATGAAGCCAACCACCGCGATGATCGGGCCGAATGCGCCGATCGTGATTCCCGCGATCGCGCCTGCCGAAGTGGACTACGAGGCCGAGTTGGCGCTGGTGATCGGCAAGACCGCCCGTCACGTGTCCGAGAGCCGGGCGCTGGAGTATGTGCTCGGCTACACCTGCGCCCACGACGTGAGCGCGCGGGACTGTCAGCGGAACGACGGCCAGTGGGTGCGGGCCAAGGCCTTCGACACCTTTTGTCCGATTGGCCCGTGGCTCGAGACGGAACTCAACCCCTTGGACGTACGCGTCCGTGGGCGTCTGAACGGACAGACCCTCCAGGATGCCTCGACGTCGCTGATGATCTTCGGTATTCCATTTCTGATCAGCTATCTGTCGCGCGGCATGACTCTGCTGCCGGGCACGTTGCTGCTGACCGGGACACCGGCGGGTGTGGGTTCTGCCCGCAGGCCGCCGATCTACCTCAAGCCCGGCGACCTGTTCGAGGTGGATGTCTCGGGTATCGGGGTTCTTCGGAACCGGGTGGAAGCGGAAGGGTGATCGGCGCTTCCGTGAACCATGTGCCCCTGTCCCGCATTCTGCCGTTTCTCAAGTCCGTGTCTGAGTGACGGCACACGATAACGGTTTTGCTCAAGTGATCCGTCGGGGTTGGCTTGCCTGGCTTCCGCGCGTCAGGCCGTGATGCCGAGCACGCGTGCGAGCGTCTCGGGGTCTTGGCGGAAGGGGGAATCGAGCCCTTCGTAGAAGCCGTGTGTGCCGATCAGGTGGATGTTCAACTGGGTGAAGGTCACCCGCTCGCCTGTGCGCAGGTTGCTGACCTCGACGAACTCTTTCGGATAGAGCCCGGGATGTCCGAAGGGGCAGGGGAGTTTGCCGCAGACGGAGTCGACGCGGATCTCAAGATCGGAGTCGACGCGGATCGGCTCGCCCAGGCCCCGTGCGCCGGCGGCGCGCAGCTCGCGCAGGCGGGCGGCGATGGTGGCGTGGGTCAGGCCTAGGCGTCGCACGGCCGCGTCGTCGGCGTCGAGGATATCGCGCAGCGTCCGGCGGTCCACGCCAAGCATGCCGTCGCGGGTGATGGCGCCCGGCCGCATCTGTCCCTGGATGATATCGTCGCGCTTGCTCTGTTTCATGGCGGCCTCCTAAGCGAACTTGTCGTAGAAGATGTTCTCCTCGGGCATTCCCTTTTCGCGCAGCACCTGGATGCAGGCGTCGATCATCAGCGGGCTGCCGCAGAGATAGGCCTCGGCCTGCGCGGCGTTCGTCACGTGCCGGCCAACCACTTCGGTGATCAGGCCGGTTTCGCCCTCCCAGCGATCGTCGGGGTCGGGGGCCGAAAGCGCCGGGATAAAGCGGAAGCTCGGCAGCTCGGTCTCGATGCGGCGCATCTCCTCGACTAGGAACAGGTCGCGTTTGGCGCGGGCGCCGAAGAAATAGCGGCAGGGGCGCGGGTTCTGGGTGCGCGCCATCTCCAGCAGGATCGCCCGGATCGGCGCCATCCCCGAACCGCCGGCGATGAAGATGAGTTCGCGTCCGGTCGGACGCAGGCCGAACGTGCCGTACGGCCCGTTGAGGGTCACGCGGTCGCCGACCTTCAGGTGCTTGTGGACGTAAGTGGTGCAGATGCCGTTGGGGACGTAGCGGATTTCCAGCTCGATCTGGCTGGGCTGGCAGGGGTCTGAGGCAACGGAGTAGGCGCGGTAGATCGGCTCGTCCGTCAGCGCATAGGGAGGCACTTCGATCTGGACGAACTGTCCGGCGGTGAAGGTGATCTCGGGCGGGTCGAGCAGCTTGAGGGTCACCTGCTTGATGTCGTGCGTCAGGTCGGAGAGGGTGGCCACCTCCGCCTGATACTGCTTGACGGCGAACAGCTCCTCGGGGATGCGGATGCGCAGGTCGCGCCGGACCTTGACCTGGCAGGACAGACGGACGCCGGACTTCTGCTCCTCGGCGGTGAGCCAGGGGGTCTCCGTGGCCAGCAGCGGTCCCGCGCCCTCGATCACGGTCACCTTGCACAGGCCGCACGAGCCGCGGCCGCCGCAAGCCGAGGGAATGAAGATCTTCCGGTCTTTGAGCGCGGCCAGCAACGGTCGGCCGCCCGGGACGGTCACGATCTGGGTGTCGTTGATCGTGATGCTGCGGTCACGGGTGTCGACGATCACAGCTTCGGCGAGCATCAGCAAAAGCGCGAGCCCTGTGTTGATGGCGCACAGAATGCCCACGGCTAGGAGGAGATCGCTCATGGCTAGTTCAGACTCACCATGCCGTTGAACCCCATAAAAGCCAAGGCCATGGTTCCGGCGATGATCAGGGCGATTCCCGGCCCCTCCAGCCCGCGCGGGATGCGCGAGCGCTGCGCGAGCCGTTGGCGGATGCCAGCCATGGCCAGAATGGCCAGCGCCCAGCCCAGCCCGGCGCCCAGCCCGTAGCCGAAGGCCTGCCAGAAGGTGTAGTTGCGGATCACCATGAAGAGGGACACGCCGAGGATGGCGCAGTTGACCGTGATGAGCGGCAGGAAGATCCCCAGCGCGTTGTAGAGCGGCTCGGAGACCCGCTCGATGATCATCTCAACCAACTGGACAAAGGCGGCGATGACCAC is a window of Lentisphaerota bacterium DNA encoding:
- a CDS encoding 2Fe-2S iron-sulfur cluster binding domain-containing protein translates to MSDLLLAVGILCAINTGLALLLMLAEAVIVDTRDRSITINDTQIVTVPGGRPLLAALKDRKIFIPSACGGRGSCGLCKVTVIEGAGPLLATETPWLTAEEQKSGVRLSCQVKVRRDLRIRIPEELFAVKQYQAEVATLSDLTHDIKQVTLKLLDPPEITFTAGQFVQIEVPPYALTDEPIYRAYSVASDPCQPSQIELEIRYVPNGICTTYVHKHLKVGDRVTLNGPYGTFGLRPTGRELIFIAGGSGMAPIRAILLEMARTQNPRPCRYFFGARAKRDLFLVEEMRRIETELPSFRFIPALSAPDPDDRWEGETGLITEVVGRHVTNAAQAEAYLCGSPLMIDACIQVLREKGMPEENIFYDKFA
- a CDS encoding AI-2E family transporter, with translation MELTKPGVSLMALIAGGCILVMAPFVSSILWAAVICFATWPWHQRLERLFGRRRTLSAAVMATLVILVTVLPFVLAITALDDNIAALLARVQEYRTQGLPQPPGWLIRLPLVGEPLQAHWADLAADSERGHSFLAMLLEHSKPWLLRRSQDLAIGVLRLGFSVVIAFFLYRDGDHLVERIAELSKRVLGEYSQHLVAVVGQTIRGVVYGFLGTALAQGLLASIGFTIANIPGAGLLGLLTFILALVPGGPPLVWIPATLWLVAEERMGTAIFMGLWGLVAISSSDNVLRPYLISREARLPFVLVFLGAMGGILAFGFIGIFLGPTLFAVGFAILNDFLVHKNTVAPPQLVHPQVRR
- a CDS encoding NADH:ubiquinone reductase (Na(+)-transporting) subunit E (Part of the NQR complex which consists of NqrA, NqrB, NqrC, NqrD, NqrE and NqrF; NQR complex catalyzes the reduction of ubiquinone-1 to ubiquinol by two successive reactions, coupled with the transport of Na(+) ions from the cytoplasm to the periplasm; NqrE is probably involved in the second step, the conversion of ubisemiquinone to ubiquinol.), with product MEQLGFFTILFSAVFTNNILLTNYLGMCSFLGCSREIKTALGLGTAVSFVTAATSILNWLVYAYILVPFDLVYLRFIVFIVVIAAFVQLVEMIIERVSEPLYNALGIFLPLITVNCAILGVSLFMVIRNYTFWQAFGYGLGAGLGWALAILAMAGIRQRLAQRSRIPRGLEGPGIALIIAGTMALAFMGFNGMVSLN
- a CDS encoding ThuA domain-containing protein, with protein sequence MAKALVVRGGWSGHEPVEFSNRLVPWLKVRGFEVVVSDSMDAYADPAVTAGLRVIIPIWTMGEISGDQFKALNAVVRSGVGLAGWHGGMCDSFRNNTEYQFMTGGQWVAHPGGVIDYQVTDLDPVDPITANLAPFWMHSEQYYMHTDPGNEVLASTVFSGEHQGYTWIKGTRMPMVWKRTWGKGRVFYSALGHVAVDWDVPQAFEITKRGIQWAAGLEIVPEFTDPSDVCCPF
- a CDS encoding DUF2437 domain-containing protein; translation: MKIVRFSDKTGRAQYGIVEGERIAVATGDPISGLQRTGTSVPLAGVTLLAPVEPVNVLCIGQNYQSHVDERGDKRPQAPVLFMKPTTAMIGPNAPIVIPAIAPAEVDYEAELALVIGKTARHVSESRALEYVLGYTCAHDVSARDCQRNDGQWVRAKAFDTFCPIGPWLETELNPLDVRVRGRLNGQTLQDASTSLMIFGIPFLISYLSRGMTLLPGTLLLTGTPAGVGSARRPPIYLKPGDLFEVDVSGIGVLRNRVEAEG